Below is a genomic region from Fulvia fulva chromosome 13, complete sequence.
AGTATCCGGTTGCCCGCAGTGACTTGTACCCCTTCCAGGCCTGTCAGGCGTCTTAATGCATCCTCCACTGCAGCGCTACAGTCCTCTTGCAAGTGTAAATCCTCCGCCCCGAATATGCTGCAATTGACCAGGGTAAGACTAGTGAGGCTGAGCCGCTTGTGTTGACTAGCAAAATGCAGAAGGTTGTTGCAAGAAATTTCAGCACCAGTGATCTTTAAGCTCTCAAGCGCCGGAAAGGCACCGGAGAGGACTCCTCGTGCAATCGTTGCGGAGTTGAGACTCCTTCCAGAGCCCATCCCATAAATGCTCGTACTTCCCTCGCCGTCCCAATGGACATCGAGGCTGAGGTGTTGAAACTGAGACCCACATGCGATGACCTTGCCGAACTCTCCACCTGAGTCTCCCCACAAGCGGTAATTGCACCAGACGACGAGCTCAAGAGATGATAGTCTCATGCACAGAGTCTCCAGGATTCCGCGGCGCGGGTCGTGGGTGAAGTCCGTGGCGCCTATGCCATACTCGCCCTGCATAGAGAAGTGCTGAATCTTGACACGACTCCGGATGATGGCGTCGGTTGTTATGCTCGCGATGTGGTGGCGGTAGTGGCAGAGTGTGAGCATTCCATCTTGGCTGAGAAGTAGACTGTGTGCGCTTGGCTTGCGAACGGCATCGTCGACTGTCGTGATAACCACCTCGATTGATCTCCCCTGCAGCATCAACTGCTCAAAGAACTCTCGAAGCATAGTGAAGTCCTTCTCAGACTCTCGCATCTTGTCCGCCCTCTGCCTGATACGATGCAGATCTTGCTTGCTGCTGGACTCCATGACCTTAGGGCAAACACTCAGTGAGCGCACTACCTTGCCGAACGTGGGATGTCTGAGAATCTTCGAGATGTTCTGCAGACTCTCCTCGAGACATGGTAGCACGACGAGGTCTTGGAAGAAGGTGGAGACGTATGTCCGCAAGACTTTGCTTGCGGATTCGTGGGATGTGAGACGAGGAGCTTTCACTGATGCGTCGTTGCACTCCTCTGCAATGCGCTCGAAGATTTCGGGCGGGAGAGTGACGAGTTGTGTTGGTGAGGTGGCACGGGGTTGCTGGGCGTTTCTGGTGGTCTTCGAAGTCTCGGAGCTGGCTCTGGAGGCCATACGGTGCCTTGTGGATGTTGATCTTGTGACGATGCTCGCTGCAGTCGGCGGACTAATCTCTCCTGCTTGTTGCATCATCCGCCCTGCGCGAGTGACTGGTGCCATACCGGAACGTGCGACGGACTGAAGTTGCTTTGCACTCGAACTTGCTGACGTACTGGTGGAAGGAAAAAGAAAGAAGGGGCCCAGAACTATCAATAATTCTGTCCTCGGAGTCGGGCCGCAGGCACGGACCCCTTTTAACGCACATGACGTTCACGTGGAAGTGAATGATGACGCGATCGTTTTGGGTGAAGCGGCCCGGTTTCATGGAAAGTCAACCCAAAGCACATTTCCACACAGCATAAGAACATCACTCGCGCCGAGTGACTACCCGGGCCTCAAACATTCCGGATCTTCAGCTACCTGGAAGCCGCTGCATACAATGGCGGCAAGTCTGTTCCAATCACATCAGTACTACTACATCGCGATGGCCACCACACAGGATCAGCAAGAGAGATTATCTGTCGCAGTCCCAGCAGCGCTTACTACAAGCAAGAGTCCCGTGCCCATCGTGATCAACAAAACTGTAGCCTGCAACGCGAAGACGCAGCCAGTCAAGGAAGCAAGTCTCGCCGCAATGCCAGCAGAACTCCTCAAGAGCATCGCCACCTTCGCCGATCTACAAGACCTCCCTGCCCTCAGACTCGTCAATCGCGAATGTAACTCGAAAGTCCTCCGTACCTTCACCAAAACCTTCTTCACAACCCTCCCGATCCTACTTTGCTACGACAAAAGCATCAAGACCGCACTCGAAATCGCCGGCCACCCCATTTTTGCTCCAGCCATTCGTACCATCGACCCTAGCATCGACGTCATTCCCGACGAGGACGACTACGAGGATTATGGGCTGAACATCCCCATGGCAGAACCCTAAATCGAAGAACACAATCGCAGCGCTGTACGACCAGTGCTCCGATAGGATGCATCATCAATTCATGGCCATGCTTACCACCCTCTTCCACAGACTCCGCATGAAGAGCCACGTGAGAACGATGCGCATCACAGCGGGCCAAATCGACTGCAACATGCGGCCCAGCTATATCTTCCTCAAGCCTACAGCGCCCTACCTCCGATTACAAAGTTTCAAGAAGGAACGGGGTGCGTGCATAGAGCCCTCACGCTACCACGAGGAGCCGCTGGAATGGTTCGAAGGCATTGTCTCAGCCGTGTATGCCTGTGACCTGCCCATCACTACTTTGACGATGGACACTGTCTCAGCGGACCTGGGCATGCCGTTTGAGAAATGGCATCACGAGGATCCGAAAATCATGGAATACGTTGGAGATCTTTTTACACCGCTCGAGTCTCTGGATCTACCTTTAGTGTGCATCAATCGCGACCCAGATAGCCGTCACGCAGAGTTCTCGGCTGTGGCAAAAGCCCTCACTTCAGCAACGAAATTGAGACGGCTCCGCATCAGAGCCAACACTGAGGAGGAGGGGAGCATGCACGACATTCTCGATCTCCTCACATGTCTCCCAGACGAGGCTCTGCCAGCACTTGAGACACTGATCCTTGAGGGCGGCGAGATCGGCACACTTCGCTTAACACAGATGGTAAAGGCACGAGCTTCGCTGCGGCGGCTCGAGTTGGAGGATGCGTATCTATTCGACGACCTCGACCTCGGCGGTCAAGTGTTTGGCGACGATTACGAAGATGCCGCTGAGGAAGTGATGAGGGTGACGGGGTTCAGAGAAGTTGATATTGGCGCAGATGTGGAGCTGGGGGATGTTAGGCGGTGGTGATGGATTTTGGCATGGTGCTGTTGACCATGAGCAGTATCATGCACCAGGGCACAAAGAATCTTACGCACCTGATGCAGCCACAACATGCAGGGAGCCCGATCTGTGAGTTAGAACAACACGATCAAGAGAAAGAACGGGGTATCAATTGGATCATCTCAAAAGCGCCTGCCTAAGCCCCCTGGCCCCTATCCCCAAAACACTGTTCTGCAATGCTTCTATGCATTTCCTTCCCTTGATCGCAACCCATCCCAAACGAACTACAAAACAAAGAAGACGCTACGTCTCAAGTCAATATCAAATCATCTCGTTCTATCCGGCGTAGGCGTCACCCCTCGTTCCAAGTCCTCGAACGCCTCATCTTCTCTGCTGACAGGGCGTTGGCTAATGGGGTCGTCATTGACAGTCGTGACCGCCTGCTCCTGGACATCTTCCTCATCTTCGCTATCGTGATCGCGGTACTGTTGTGGCGGCGGCGTGGCAGAGCTGGAGCCGCCGCTTCGTGCTAGGGAGCGCACGACGTCGCCTTTGCAGATGGGGCATGTTCGGCGGCGGGTGGTCAGCCATGGTGTTCTGTGAGATTTGTTAGTAGACTTTTCCAAAAGGTTCAGAACAGAGTATGAGACTTACATGCACTCGGCGTGGAACTCATGGCCGCAAGGTAGACTCATGACCCTGCTCACGCCATCGACGTACTCCTCCAGGCACACTACGCACTCTCTTTGCTTGCCGCCATAACGCCTTCGCCATTCAGCTAGACCTGCTGCTCGCTTCTCCTCGATTTGCTCGAGAGAAGGACTTGCCATGTCATCGGACCGCAGAGAAGAGCCGTGTGGGACTTCTGATGTGGTGCGTGCTCGAGGTCTGGCACGAGCGTTGATCGGCCTCGACGCAGTCGGCAGGAGCGGTGTCGTCGCACTGGCTTGAGACGCTGCAGATGAAGTCGTTGATGCCGCGCTGCTTGCCATAGTCTGATATGTCCTGACCGGCAGGCGTTCTACGACTGACTTTGGCGCTCGCCACCTACGCCTCCTGATGCGCGACCGCAAAAGGAGAAGTGCATACACGACGGTCAACGTGACCAGAGGTGATACCACCAGCACGAGCAGTGTGTCGAAAAAGGGCGATGATGACATCGAAGCTGGGCTCAGAGTTACGAACAAGCCTTCATGCATCTGTGGCGCATCGTTGGCATGCTGAGGGCGATGCTGAGTCTCCGTCTTGACATGCGTTTCAGGCTCCAGTGCCTTTGTGGCAGGTCTTGCGACTTGCTCCACCTTGACATTCTCGACGTCGCCATCTGTGGAGAAGAGTCTGTGCAACCAGCCATGGTCTTCGTCTTCTTCTTCCTCTTCGCTCTGCTGCGAAGTCTTTGTGTCTTTCTCTGTGGCCTTCCTCGAGCTAGACAAGTCCACGGCTTCGTGATTCGCTTTCGCGTACTCACCACTGCCCGGTGTGATGCTGCCACCGCGAAGGGAAGTGGTCGCGGCTTTGGTCGACTTGGGCATTGCGACCGAGCTTGTCGTTGTGGATGTCGAGCCTGCCAGGTGTTGCTCCTTTTGAGCCGCAACCAGATCGGGATCTCGCCAATCGTGAATGCCGATCTGGAAGCCATCACTTGGCCCTTTGGTCTTGACGGCTGCGCGTGAAGACGAAGTGGACGTTGTGGTTGTCTTGCCATAGATAGGCTCATCATCTTCGAACTCCTCTTGCAGCACCCAGCCAATGTTCCCACTGCTTGGTGGTCGTCTGCTGTCTGCAGAATCAGATCCTCCTCCGAAGAGCGCTGCAAACCAGCCTCGATGCCTGGGCCTTTCAGGCTTACTTTGGGCACCGGTGTCCAGCTGCTTGCCGCTCTTGCTTCCCGCCTTGGGCTTGGGTGTTGCGGTAGCCTTCGATGTTGCAGTAGTCGTGGTGAAGTTCGGCTTGTGCGCAAGCTTCTTGCTGCTCTCGGCAGTGGTCTTGCTCTTGCCGCCGAGAGCAAGTCCAAGCCTGGTTGCATCCTCAGTCGATAAGCTGCCAGACGGCAAGAGGCTGGAAAGCAGCTGTGCAGTAGTATGCGATGTGAAGAGCGAGGGGATCGTGACGTTCGACGTGTCTCCTCTTGCGTACATGGTGACCAGTGGGCCTCCACGGATGTCGTCTCCCACAATCAACGCTATCCCACCTCTCCTTTGCACCCACTTGACCTTCTCCAAGAAGCCACATCCGCCCCTGCTGAGCAGCACGACCTTGGCCGCAATCTCGGCGCTCTCTTGCAAAGACTGGATATCCGCATGCGTCGGCTTCTTCGTCTTCCTTGCGGCTTCGCCATTGTTCTTCATGCCGTCACTCGCGGGGAGCGGATGGTGGAGATGATCATCTGTGCCATCGTCTTCATCTGGATGTTCCTCGTCGTCCTCATCTTCATCCTCTACCGTCACAGACCTCTTGTTCTTCCCTTCTGTTGCAGCACTCTTCCCTTCATGGCTCGACTTCTTTCCGCTGCCGCCCACGGCTGACCAGCTTCCATCATCCCAGCCAGGCACATCGCTGCATCCTAGCTCTGCTGCGCCATTTCCTAGCCTGTCATCTCCAAAGCCGCTACCGATCCATAGTTGTCCACTCAAGCTCTTTTGTGGTAGTAGAGGACCAAAAGCGGCGGGTCGTGCCAAGAAGTTGGTGGAGTTGTCATCGGTTATGCTGATGATAGCTGAAGGTGGAAACAGCGAAGATGGTGTCCGCCAATTGAAGTATGTCGCTAAGCCGCCCTGGTCTTGCGCATACTCTGCGGGATTGCTCCCTCGCCACGGCCCGACGAGTACAAGAAACAGAAAAGAAACGAGGAAGGCGACCAAGGTCAGGACGAATCGTAGAGGTCGCATGTTGGTGGCCGCCTGGTTGCCCCTCCGTGTCCAAGGATAGGAAGTTGTTGGCGCAAGTGTAGAGGTCGACCCCGCGCGCGGCCAGCGCAATTGTATCAGGTTATCATTCGCATGTGATGTGCACGCAGATCGGTCGCGATGTGTATGTAGGATCCGTGAATATGGCGAGTCGCGGAGGGCTGTGATGTGGTGGCGCTGGGGTAGATGCAAGGTCTAGGCGTGCTGCAGCGGGCAGTTGCGATCGGACGGCGGGACAGTGTTAGTCTATGGGCGAATGTCG
It encodes:
- a CDS encoding E3 ubiquitin-protein ligase RNF13, yielding MRPLRFVLTLVAFLVSFLFLVLVGPWRGSNPAEYAQDQGGLATYFNWRTPSSLFPPSAIISITDDNSTNFLARPAAFGPLLPQKSLSGQLWIGSGFGDDRLGNGAAELGCSDVPGWDDGSWSAVGGSGKKSSHEGKSAATEGKNKRSVTVEDEDEDDEEHPDEDDGTDDHLHHPLPASDGMKNNGEAARKTKKPTHADIQSLQESAEIAAKVVLLSRGGCGFLEKVKWVQRRGGIALIVGDDIRGGPLVTMYARGDTSNVTIPSLFTSHTTAQLLSSLLPSGSLSTEDATRLGLALGGKSKTTAESSKKLAHKPNFTTTTATSKATATPKPKAGSKSGKQLDTGAQSKPERPRHRGWFAALFGGGSDSADSRRPPSSGNIGWVLQEEFEDDEPIYGKTTTTSTSSSRAAVKTKGPSDGFQIGIHDWRDPDLVAAQKEQHLAGSTSTTTSSVAMPKSTKAATTSLRGGSITPGSGEYAKANHEAVDLSSSRKATEKDTKTSQQSEEEEEDEDHGWLHRLFSTDGDVENVKVEQVARPATKALEPETHVKTETQHRPQHANDAPQMHEGLFVTLSPASMSSSPFFDTLLVLVVSPLVTLTVVYALLLLRSRIRRRRWRAPKSVVERLPVRTYQTMASSAASTTSSAASQASATTPLLPTASRPINARARPRARTTSEVPHGSSLRSDDMASPSLEQIEEKRAAGLAEWRRRYGGKQRECVVCLEEYVDGVSRVMSLPCGHEFHAECITPWLTTRRRTCPICKGDVVRSLARSGGSSSATPPPQQYRDHDSEDEEDVQEQAVTTVNDDPISQRPVSREDEAFEDLERGVTPTPDRTR